agtctgtgaggagctggagttgggtgcacttctcacAGGTGAAGTCAGTAGGGACACAGTGGTAACCCTTACcacccacatcctgcaagaggagcatgcaactgccctagcctccatctcctctgctctaaattaCCAAATgagattaaattaaaaaaaaactgaccttACCAACCCTCTACACGGGTTGTTTTTGATTAGAGGACAGTGTAGTGTCTCAGGTTTAGCCATAGCCTGAATATATCAGTTCACTTACCCACCAGTCCCTGTGTCCGCGCccattcctgttgctctttcGCTTTGCCTATTCTCGAGGTATGTATTTAACAGGAAGATTTACCTTCCCTGCAGCCCCCTAGTTGGCTGATATTTTTTGTCACAGTTTGCAGTCAAAATCAATgagcaatgttttttttaaaagtaaccaaaagaactgtggatgctggaaatcagaaagcaaaatcagaaactgctggaaagagcaggtctgacaacattgATACTACAGATATATAGATACTATAGGTCAGGCACTATACCATCTATCTGGTCTGCACCCTGGTTTATGAACGTTCATTTCACTCCTCTTACTTTAACTCCCTTAGCATATCCTTCTCTTCTTTCCTCCCTCACATGGTGATTTACTTTACTTTTATATAAAACCAAACCAAATAGAGTTGTATCACAATTTGCTAAAACTTCATTTTGTCAGATTTTAAAAGACATGCGATTTATTTAATTAGCCTCAATGGACTATGTTCGTCAATTGTACCATCGGACATGCTGGTGTTGGAAATACAAAAATGCAATTAAGTAGTAACAATTTGTCCATGAAATGAATCTGTTGATTAATTTCCATAACATGAAGTAAAATACAAACAGTACAGTCATTCTACAACTCCAGAAAGTTATTATAAATCAGGTTAATAtacataaaacaaaacaaatctgATCAAGATAGTTAAAAGTTTACTTACTTACCTTCGATTACTTAACACAGCACTTTGAGTAATTGGGTGTGAAAACCCAGTCGCAAACCGCAGTACCACAAGGTATCCTTTTCCCAAATAGCGGACTCTCTCCTCATCTACAGTAACAGCACGAATATGCTGAAGCTGTGCCACCACTATAAATGGAATATACAGTCACTCGAATGCAATGAGCAGAACAAGTATTACACAAGATCATCAAATCAACATTGCAATGAACACATCTTAACAAGAGAAGAATGGTAGCACAACTCTATACTTGAAGATGTACAAGCCGTAATGGAGAAATAGAACATGTGAAAGCTGTTCTGCAAGACTGTGGCCAACCTAATCACATCGTTATTCAGGTTTTTTTATTCATGAGGTGTGTttatcattggctaggccagcccATCACTAATTGTTGTGGAATTTATTGGCTcgctaggccatttcaaaggacaGGTTAGAGCCAAACACCTTGCTCCGAGAGGACAGCAAATTTCATTCTCTACAGGACATTATTGAAACAGATAGGCCTATATGACAATCAGCAAGTAGGCATTTCATTGTCTTTaaaccagattttttaaaattctagatttttgtcaaattcaaatttcactatccaCGATGATGGATTTGAGTCAATGTCTCCAAAATATTGTAGCTTCAGGGTTTAGATTATTAGTCCAATCATATTAGCACTGCATTGCCTTCCCTTGTGTCTAATGCAAGTTCTCGAATTGACCAAAGACTGCCACCTCCAGATCTGAAAAATACATAGAGTGGCGACGGTCACACTGGAAAGGCGAAGTACCTCAAAAATGGGAACAAAAAGGTTAAGGAAGATATTTTACAATGTCACTGTGAAACAGATACACAGGGATATTTTCCACTAAGAGGATGCTATCAGTATAAAAGATGTACTGCCTAACACAAAACTGAGTGATGTCATGCCTGCAGTTCAGAGGCAGTGCAAAGCCAGCAGGTATAGTGTACTTCCCAATGACTGATTGATTGAATGAATACGGCATGTTTTCTCAGTTGTTTATACAGGTATTGCACAGACCATACTCAACTAGCTAGCTTGGCAAAACCCAAAACAAAATAGCTACAAAATAAATTGGCGTACCCAATTTATGAGCCTCCAACTTATGATCACTTGTGTTTATGAACATGATCTCATTCAGGGGTGTCACTTTAAAGATCAGACAATATGAACATTTCCTGCACTTTGAATTGCacctttatattgtcctgcattatGATCTGACATGCGTACAAATCAGTTTGTGAACAATCTCCAGAATGATACCTGGAACTCAGGCATTGCCTGATTATTAGGTAGGACTCTGATTGGGCAGCACTTGTTGAACAGTCCCGAGTGTGTTAATTGCTACACTAATAATGAATTTATGATAATCAGTCAAGCTAATGTTGTTAATCATTTACACTTGCTAGAGGCAACCTGAATTCATACACAGGTCCCTATTCTCTGCTATGAAAATAATGTTTTCAAGCCTGTACCTTTTTTCATTAAATTACTCTGGAGCTTGGTGACCCTGTAGCCCCTTGTTTCTTTCCCATCGGAAAACACCAGAAATCTGAATCAACTTGCCAATCAATAAACACCCTTTTCTTCTGTAGCATAAATTGTTGTCACCATTTGAaacttggcattcttgcatttatccTAACAAGTATATAATaacaaagcatagactactttctaaacagtgagaaaattcgtaaagccaaagtacaaagggatctgggagtgctagtcgaggattctctaaaggtaaacatgcaggttgagtccgtgattaagaaagcgaatgcaatgttgtcacttatctcaagagggttggaatataaaagcaccgttgtgctactgagactttataaagctctggttaggccccatttggagtactgtgtccagttttggtccccacacctcaggaaggacatactggcactggaacgcgtccagcagagattcacacggatgatccctggaacggtTGGTCTAACAAAAGagaaacggctgaggatcctgggattgtattcattggagtttagaaggttaaggggagacttaatagaaacttacaagataacacaTGGTTTGAaaaggatggacgctaggaatttttttccgctaggcgaggagactaggacctgtggacacagccctaaaattagagggggtcaattcagaacagaaatgcggagacatttcttcagccagagagtggtgggcctgtgaaattcattgccgcagagtgcagtggaggccgggacgctaaatgtcttcgaggcagagattgatagattcttgatgtctcgaggaattaagggctacggggagaatgtgggtaagtggagttgaaatgcccgtcagccatgattgaaaagcggagtggactcgatgggccgaatggccttacttccactcctacgtcttatggtcttaagttcaGTACCATGTCTCTCATGCTATCGAGTGACCATCTATCCAGGTGGGAATGAGTTTAGTTTTCTGCACATGAAGGTTCATGTTAGGAAGCTCATCTTTTCATTAAAGGCCAAATCTTCGCTTTAACCTTAATCCTAATCTGAGTGATTGCGCGAGTTTGAAAATGTTGATTTGTTGATCTCAGCCAAACCATGTGATAGTGGCAATTTAggaggaattaaaaattaaaaactaTTTGGTACTAAAAATAGTTATCCATTGCAAACAGTATGCTTTGGTTTCAGCTTTCTCCCATCATGCTTACCATGGCACCCCAAGGTCAACCTGAATGATTTTGTGAAGCAGGAAATACAAATTTGCACTTCACCTTGTTCTGGACTTTTACTCCACATGGTCAATATCCTTGTATAAAGATTAAAATTTTTAAGAACTGCATTCCCTTTATTCTTGTCAAATATGACTTCCTAAAAAACAGAAAAACTACCTTTAAATTAATGAAAATACATAACATTTCAGTTTATTGTTCTTGTTCCTACCAATAAATAAGTGTTTCACAACATGCTAATCTGTAATTCTCATTTCATATATCAAAGTTTATAAAGTTTGCCCAGAATTTAAGTTTTCTTTATTAAGCTTTTGTGGGTTATTTTAATGTATTATTGGTACACATAATCAGGAACTATAAAAGCATTCAAGTTTTTCCtgtttatttgtttgtttcttgCCATTATTAAAGAAGCATTTCAACATCTACCATCTACTGCCAAACGTTAAGTTGGCAGACAGAAACTCAGTTGAGGGCTAGTAGGAGTCAAATGTTGACCAACATTACTCAAAGAGGCAGATTCACAAAGGCTTAAAAACTTGAAATCACATTAAGGTTGTTTGGCCTTATAAATGTGTCAATAATCTCTACATGAACATCTTCCTCCTGTGGAATTCATAGTATCTGCACAATGTGGatgcaggccaatcagcccatcaagtcgaaatgtccctccaaagagcatcacacccagatcTACGCCGCTACCCAATCCCACTATTTCCCATGGAACATCCCCTGGAcattatggccaatttagcatgaccaatccacccaaccttcCACATTTTGGACCCattttggaggaaacccatgcagaaattaggagaatgtctgtgtggagtttgcacagtcagccgaggatggaatcgaactcgcatccatggcgctgtgaggcagcagtgctacccactgagccactctgccattCTTTAATTCAGCTAACATGATGTTAAATCCACACAACACTCTAAGCTTTTAAATTTAAGGATTGTTCTAGAGAAAGATTCTGGCCAGCAGAGTTTCTCTTTCATAATACATTCTGAGATTTTCTAATAGTTCTCAGCATTTGGGGATCACTGACAAGGTCAGCACTACTCCTCCATCCCCGGCTACTGAGAAGATGGACTACTGAACTCAGACTGGTTAGGTCACTTTAGAACACAATTACCAGAGAATTATGTTGTTCTGGGGCTGTAATTACATGAAGAGTAGAATGGATAAGGACAGGTTTCCTTCCATGAAGACAATTAGTGAACTATTTTTCTTTTCCCCACAACATCCCAACTGTATTTCAACCAAATTCAGTTTTTAAAGTGATGTAGAATTCAAACTCCTATCAATCTAGATTTCTGGATTACTAGGCCAGCAATACAGCAGTGTACCCCCATAAACTGGTTAAAGAGATGGTGGAGTTAAGATTTTCCAGTAACAATTCTTGGACAGTAACTTGGAACAGCTCAATGCATTTGAACCCAATGGACTGACTGCCAGCACAGTAGCTGTCATTAAGCCCACAACTTGAGGAAACGGAAACAAGCTTGATGGACACCTCAAAAGTTGGGAAGTGAGTTTAACACCATGTTAGACTTCTACAATGCAGCTTTTcttgaaacatttttaaatgagTATAAAACACTTAATCACATTCCAAAACTCATAAGTAGCCAAACAAATCATTTATAAACATGGATTCATACCATTGTAATATCACTAGTactgaaagcaaattttaagtAGATAGCTACTTGCCTACCTCCCAGTCTTCCAAATTTTGTACAGCCACAAATAAACAGCCCACAACATAGAACAACTTCCATCCCCAACTGTCTGAAAACAATAAGTACACAAGTATAATTAATTCACTCATAACTACCCCACACTTAGAAGAAGAAAAATCAGTCAAAGGTTCAGTCATAGCATCCTGATTGCCTTGATTTCACAATTTGGTATGCCAGTTGCAACTCATTAATATATTTTCATTCATGAAACCTCACGTCTAGGTGCAGATCTGTGTTTTTTCTTGAGATAACGTTATCAAGTTTAGGCCAGTATTCTTTACAGGAGTCTGTTCTCCCACCATTTGGAGATTCCAATATTAGTCCAGAGAGATGGTGGACCATCTATTTCTGCTTCCTGCTTTGTCTCGATGGAAACTATCTAATCTGTAAACCACTTCACTCAAAAACCTAATCAATATCAGAAACTCCTGCCCTGCTGGTACACTGACCATAGTGGCTAATTTTGCCAACTGTAAACTATCTATATAATAATGAATTGTAAACCCAAATAgacttattttttttaaaggtaTTCAGAGACAGACAATCTAGCCCTGTCACTGCTTCATAATTCTTAAGCTGGAGGTGGCAGGGGAAAAAAGAAGTTTTAAAAACTGCATCTTCCCAAGCAGTGATTGAGTGATTTATCCCACCAACAATATTTTGATACTGCATGTAAAGAGTTTATCATTTTTGTGATTATAATAaactgcaaatttgaaaatacAAGTGAGTTGAGATCATCCTGGATATGTACTCAGTCATGTTTGACAATTTGGGCACAAGGAAGGAATATCAGAAAAGCAGGTAAGCCAGAGTGCTTACTTAAAAGAATTTCCAAGATTTTTATGCATTTAAATTAGTGCAAAAAAAATCGAGTTAGATCTTGCCCACCAAAGCCAAAGAGGTTTTAATATTAACTCATTAGAATTCCATTGTTCACTTCCTTCACTCCCTATTTTGAAATGCTACATTTGTGAACCATCAGGGTTCCTTCCTGCTTTAGATTCATTACTCTtttttaatttcacatttttgCATCTTTGTTTATTTTGCTTAAGCTTACAGCTATAATTGTGTGAATCCCTACTAGCATTTATGTGC
Above is a window of Hemiscyllium ocellatum isolate sHemOce1 chromosome 25, sHemOce1.pat.X.cur, whole genome shotgun sequence DNA encoding:
- the LOC132827628 gene encoding cytochrome b-245 chaperone 1, with the protein product MAYMVIEEQTDSILHLKRSPGIRSWSVLVGIGSIGLAAAYYSTDSWGWKLFYVVGCLFVAVQNLEDWEEVIFDKNKGNAVLKNFNLYTRILTMWSKSPEQVVAQLQHIRAVTVDEERVRYLGKGYLVVLRFATGFSHPITQSAVLSNRSDVDAVAQLITNFLNLNKPSFEDKLRLSPDSSDGTGSDNEKN